A section of the Pseudomonas lini genome encodes:
- a CDS encoding tetratricopeptide repeat protein translates to MLEESPARAAQAILIAAREGVLDAQALLGQILLDGRGIAQDQPLAVRWFEIAAQGGHLMARNMLGRCHEHGWGCTADASIAAGHYRVAAEDGLDWAMYNYANLLATGRGVAVNQLQALRLYRNAAELGHAKSMNLLGRYLEEGQYCCADPSAAFEWYRRSAENGDFRGQFSYASVLVERTQIKEALAWFRQAMLGGHSAFLEISAQTLLKVPHAEVQSMAREYGVQAKLISN, encoded by the coding sequence ATGCTCGAAGAAAGCCCGGCGCGGGCGGCTCAGGCGATTCTGATCGCCGCGCGTGAAGGCGTGCTTGATGCTCAGGCGTTGCTCGGGCAGATCCTGCTGGACGGGCGAGGCATCGCTCAGGATCAGCCGCTGGCCGTGCGCTGGTTCGAGATTGCCGCTCAGGGTGGACACTTGATGGCGCGCAACATGCTCGGCCGTTGTCATGAACATGGCTGGGGTTGCACCGCCGATGCTTCGATAGCCGCGGGGCATTATCGTGTTGCCGCTGAAGACGGACTGGATTGGGCGATGTACAACTACGCCAATCTGCTGGCGACTGGTCGTGGTGTGGCGGTGAATCAGCTGCAAGCCTTGAGGCTGTACCGCAACGCCGCCGAACTCGGCCATGCCAAATCGATGAACCTGTTAGGACGGTATCTGGAAGAAGGGCAGTATTGCTGCGCTGACCCCTCGGCGGCGTTTGAGTGGTATCGACGCTCAGCGGAAAACGGAGATTTTCGCGGTCAATTCAGTTATGCCAGTGTTTTGGTCGAGCGCACGCAAATAAAAGAAGCACTTGCCTGGTTCCGGCAGGCAATGCTCGGAGGGCATTCGGCCTTTCTTGAAATCAGTGCCCAGACATTATTGAAAGTGCCTCACGCCGAGGTGCAATCAATGGCCAGGGAATACGGTGTGCAAGCAAAACTGATAAGTAATTAA
- a CDS encoding alpha-xenorhabdolysin family binary toxin subunit A: MSSTNLWGEALKNATPEQVIGFAVGAPKLLTNASMSNADVGVRDTGLLLTKKQIIDLRKYEAAGLALPYTLKDVEDYLRFGAGQNGGAGLHPADFLTTFQNTRNHARRWSPLRERIMMTGRGLKDFASSMLTYGASMKEVYSEVKASGLLQERNIKTLAQLKALELELGDKFPGIELESDTVETLDYYLSRIFEKIDSNLKVVEGIKTDLDLFGYDLREHILPGIKLRVGLIDSSSLAADVKLLKAVIEDRAKEIDIKNTEYQAAVQEALKAAAGMNIVGLAMAIYMGVEAENIRAARNQLYADQERDIKVLANKNQTLGSLARVKHDLQSLMIVTIDADVATRNLMHVWSVLHLCIKNSVGAVNQINDALSLRIFMTEFEEVVNPWKQIETDSDRLIQVFKEADDEYERNYSLAPRMMNVVSLFSPAYPPLNLTALASSHEQMRDDRTQANVWLIKLGYLPDLFDRFNRLVTNVGQGASQLQSSALDCINELENTLRRIARNEKERQEETDPEVIEEIEDERKHLLDSATRAIADKAGQVRRCLGNMQDRFDRRLTEAYILDFKRDEQQANAEIVALQSKMAAFNEERQVIIDAVIILKKSGIEELGKDIELTLGKITELGLAPPEIKLVMMAIDQLKKTINDAGKAVRFLDMLRESDKLQQKIEVLINEIDRENSIIHASTGKVIYLQAVHSIEDSREKYVGEYSVAVSNFDKFLTTIDAKQFANDDERSAAFKEQASLFINFLAPVSLPLR; this comes from the coding sequence ATGTCTAGCACTAATTTGTGGGGCGAAGCCCTGAAGAATGCAACGCCAGAACAAGTCATTGGCTTTGCGGTCGGAGCGCCGAAGCTATTAACAAATGCCTCTATGTCAAATGCTGATGTGGGTGTCCGAGACACAGGGTTGCTGCTGACAAAAAAACAAATCATTGATTTGCGCAAATACGAAGCCGCAGGTCTTGCGCTCCCTTACACACTCAAAGACGTCGAAGATTATCTGCGATTTGGCGCGGGTCAGAACGGTGGGGCCGGCCTGCACCCCGCCGACTTTCTGACCACATTCCAGAACACCCGCAATCACGCCAGGCGTTGGTCGCCACTGCGCGAACGCATCATGATGACGGGACGCGGCCTCAAGGACTTTGCCAGCAGTATGCTGACCTACGGCGCCTCGATGAAAGAGGTGTACAGCGAAGTCAAGGCATCCGGTTTATTGCAAGAGCGCAATATCAAGACCCTTGCCCAACTGAAAGCGCTTGAGCTGGAACTGGGCGATAAGTTTCCGGGTATTGAGCTCGAGTCGGATACTGTCGAGACGCTGGATTACTATCTGTCGCGGATTTTTGAGAAAATAGACAGCAATCTGAAAGTGGTAGAGGGCATAAAAACCGACCTGGATCTGTTCGGCTATGATCTTCGAGAACATATCTTGCCTGGTATCAAGTTAAGGGTGGGGTTGATTGACAGCAGTTCCCTGGCGGCGGATGTAAAACTGTTGAAAGCAGTTATTGAAGACCGGGCCAAGGAAATTGATATTAAAAACACCGAATACCAGGCTGCCGTACAAGAAGCTCTTAAGGCCGCGGCGGGGATGAATATTGTGGGCCTGGCGATGGCCATCTATATGGGGGTCGAGGCTGAAAATATTCGTGCGGCTCGTAACCAGTTGTATGCCGATCAGGAGCGGGATATTAAAGTTCTGGCCAACAAGAACCAGACACTGGGTTCTCTGGCACGTGTAAAACACGATTTGCAAAGCCTGATGATCGTGACGATTGATGCTGATGTCGCCACGCGAAACCTGATGCACGTCTGGAGTGTCTTGCACCTGTGCATCAAAAACTCGGTCGGTGCCGTCAATCAAATCAATGATGCGTTGAGCTTGAGGATTTTCATGACCGAGTTTGAAGAAGTGGTTAATCCGTGGAAACAGATCGAAACCGATTCGGATCGACTCATCCAGGTCTTCAAAGAGGCAGATGATGAATATGAGCGTAACTACTCGTTGGCTCCACGCATGATGAATGTTGTCAGCCTTTTCAGTCCGGCCTATCCACCGTTGAATCTGACAGCGTTGGCCTCCAGTCATGAACAAATGCGCGATGATCGCACCCAGGCGAACGTCTGGTTGATCAAGCTCGGTTACTTGCCCGATTTGTTCGATCGCTTCAATCGTCTGGTGACCAACGTTGGTCAGGGCGCGAGCCAGCTGCAGAGTTCGGCCCTGGACTGTATTAATGAACTTGAAAACACCTTGCGCCGCATAGCGCGTAACGAAAAGGAACGGCAGGAAGAAACTGACCCCGAGGTTATCGAGGAAATTGAGGATGAGCGCAAGCATCTGCTGGATAGCGCAACGCGTGCTATTGCCGATAAGGCTGGGCAGGTTCGTCGTTGCCTGGGCAACATGCAGGATCGGTTCGATCGGCGCCTGACAGAGGCTTATATCCTTGACTTCAAGCGTGATGAGCAACAGGCAAACGCCGAAATCGTGGCTCTGCAATCGAAGATGGCGGCGTTCAATGAGGAGCGTCAGGTCATCATTGACGCAGTGATAATCCTGAAGAAGAGCGGTATTGAAGAGCTGGGCAAGGACATTGAGCTGACGCTTGGCAAGATCACCGAGCTGGGGCTGGCACCGCCGGAAATTAAATTGGTCATGATGGCGATCGACCAGTTGAAAAAAACCATCAACGACGCCGGCAAGGCTGTTCGCTTTTTGGATATGCTTCGTGAGAGCGACAAGCTGCAGCAAAAAATTGAAGTCCTGATCAACGAGATTGATCGTGAGAACTCCATTATTCACGCATCGACAGGGAAGGTTATTTACCTTCAGGCCGTTCACTCGATCGAAGATTCGCGAGAAAAATACGTTGGAGAATACAGCGTCGCTGTTTCAAACTTTGACAAGTTTCTGACCACCATCGATGCAAAACAGTTTGCCAATGACGATGAGCGCAGTGCTGCGTTCAAAGAGCAGGCCTCGCTGTTTATCAACTTCCTTGCTCCAGTGTCGTTGCCACTGCGATAA